The Sebastes fasciatus isolate fSebFas1 chromosome 13, fSebFas1.pri, whole genome shotgun sequence genome includes a region encoding these proteins:
- the ndufab1b gene encoding NADH:ubiquinone oxidoreductase subunit AB1b, producing MAARVLQQCVRSLARPSLRLSSSGSLAVRGAVHRPVSFSFSSAADSRRTRWLGQSRIPSVGVLCRQYGDLPPLTLVTIKERVMYVLKLYDKINPEKLQATSHFMKDLGLDSLDQVEIIMAMEDEFGFEIPDGEAEKLMSPGDIVQYIADKKDVYE from the exons ATGGCTGCCCGTGTCCTGCAGCAGTGTGTCCGCTCGCTGGCCCGGCCCTCGCTGCGGCTCTCCTCCTCCGGTAGCCTGGCTGTCAGAGGAGCCGTCCACCGACCcgtctccttctccttctcctcggCCGCAGACAGCCGGAGGACGCGGTGGCTCGGTCAGAGCCGG atCCCCTCAGTGGGCGTGTTGTGCCGACAGTATGGGGACCTGCCCCCCCTCACCCTAGTAACCATCAAAGAACGCGTCATGTACGTCCTCAAGCTCTACGACAAGATCAACCCTGAGAAG CTGCAGGCAACCTCCCACTTCATGAAAGACCTGGGTCTGGACAGTTTGGACCAGGTGGAGATCATCATGGCCATGGAGGATGAGTTTG GCTTTGAGATCCCTGACGGAGAAGCAGAGAAGTTGATGAGTCCTGGTGATATTGTACAGTACATCGCAGACAAGAAGGACGTTTATGAATAA
- the dctn5 gene encoding dynactin subunit 5 produces MELSEILYNKAEYIETASGNKVSRQSVLCGSQNIVLNGKTIVMNDCIIRGDLANVRVGRHCVVKSRSVIRPPFKKFSKGVAFFPLHIGDHVFIEEDCVVNAAQIGSYVHIGKNCVIGRRCVLKDCCKILDNTVLPPETVVPPFTVFSGCPGLFSGELPECTQDLMIDVTKSYYQKFLPLSQI; encoded by the exons ATGGAGTTATCTGAAATACTGTACAACAAGGCGGAGTACATTGAGACG GCTTCTGGCAACAAAGTGAGCAGGCAGTCAGTGCTGTGTGGAAGTCAAAACATCGTACTCAATGGAAAA ACTATTGTCATGAATGACTGCATCATCAGAGGAGACCTGGCTAATGTCAGGGTGGGCAGACACTGTGTGGTGAAGAGCCGGAGCGTCATTCGACCACCTTTCAAAAAATTCAGCAAAGG AGTGGCCTTCTTCCCGCTGCACATCGGAGACCACGTCTTCATCGAGGAGGACTGTGTGGTCAACGCAGCACAGATTGGTTCCTACGTCCACATTGGCAAGAACTGTGTCATA GGTCGTCGCTGTGTGCTGAAGGACTGTTGCAAGATCTTAGACAACACTGTGCTCCCTCCTGAGACCGTAGTGCCGCCTTTTACCGTCTTCTCTGGATGCCCAG gTCTATTTTCAGGAGAGCTCCCAGAATGCACGCAGGACCTGATGATTGATGTAACAAAGAGTTACTATCAGAAGTTTCTGCCTCTCAGCCAGATCTGA